Within the Laspinema palackyanum D2c genome, the region TGCCCATTAACGCATAGCTTCCCAATACTAAAAGACCGCTTAATAGTCCCAGTAATGCTGCTGTTTTAACTTGATTGTTTAACATAAAGGTGATGCCATTATAGCTGTTGCTTTTTATTCCTCTTAGTTTGGCAATAAAGGAGGCGATCGCAACTCTATCCCTTGTATGAACTCTTCCTCTGTCCTCTGGCATAGATTCCCCCCAGGGGTATGCTGTTGGGGATTTCTGGGGGTGAATACCGCTTTAATCCAGGGTGCCAATTTCCTCCCCTCGGAACTGGAATCGAAACACCACCTTGCGATCGCCTGGATTATCATACTCCGGTTCTGCCTCAATTTCTCCCCGTCCAGCCGCCATAATTTTTGGGGTTAATTGGGCTTTACTCGCAAACTGGAGTTCAGAAGAAAAAATATACCGCGTCACCGCCAACGCTCGCATCAGACTTAATTCCATATTCGCTTCATAAGACCCTGTAGAACTCGTGTGACCTTCAATAATCACCCGGGAAATTTCTCGCTCAAAATCTGGATGGGAAAAAATTAATTGACTATACAGGGGAATAAATTTACTCAATTCTGCCTTTCCCTCGGGTTTCAGTTGGGCGCTCCCTTCATCAAATAAAATCGCCTCTCGCACACTCACTTCCCCGGTTTCTTCGTTCACTTTGACATCGATTTCATTGCCTTTCAAATGTCCCACCAGTTCTCCCACAAAAATGCGCCGTTCTTGAGATAATTGCTCTTTCGCTTCCTGGAGTTGCAGCAGGGTTGTGATAAATAGCAAAGCAAATACCATCAAGACTCCTGACATTAAATCTCCAATGGCTAGGTAAAAGCTAGAGTTATCCGTCTGTTCTTCTTCGATATTCACAGGGGTTTGATTAAAATTAAGCATAAATTAATCCCGGAAATTCCAACAAAAAATCTGCCCATTTCTCGTGACTTGGCCCATAATATCGTGACTGGGCTGAAGCCGAGTCACACATTTCGGAGGCTCTGCCTCCAGTCCCCAAAAACCATCCCATAACCCACCAATTAGGACTCTGACTTTCTCGAATCTACCCCATTTCGCCACTCTTCCAACAACGTTTTTTCAATTTGAACCCGATGGTCCAGAGACGCCTCCAATGCCTCTCGCAACCCCTGAAAGGTACTGGCGGCATCGGCGGTATTCTGGCGAAAGGCTCGGCGTTGAGACTCCATCATTTGAACCGTTTGAGAAAACAAATCTTGCAATTGGCTTTGATAGGTTTCCGTACATTGCTGTAAATAATTTTCCATAGTTTGATTGGCACTCAACAAGGTTTCATTCATTTCCTGCAATCCTCCGATTAGCTCATTTTTTGCGGTTTGAATTAGGGTGGAGGCTTCTGTTCCGACAGTTTCTAAGGTATGAGATTGTTGCTGAAAGCTGGTACTTGCTTGAGTTAAAAGTTCTAAGGTGCGCTGGTGGAGTTGTTCGAGCATTTGCTGTTCGAGTTGCGCCCGATCGCGGAGGGTTTGTTGGAGGTTACTTTGCAAGGTTTCCTGAAGTTGGCGGCTCATTTTTTCCAGGCGATCGCCGGTTTCTCGGTGTTGGGTTTCTATCACCCCAAGCAGCCGATGGAAGTCCTGGGATAGGGTGGTTAGGGTTTGGGAGAGTTGCTGGAACACTGCTGAATTTTCCGCTGCTGTGGGGTGGGGATTCTCTTTGGCGGCGATCGCCTCTAATGCAGTGGAAATCTTCTCCAAGATGGGGGTGAGTTCCGTGGCAATGGTTTGTCCCTCCACCCGGGTTTGAGAGATTTCGGCGATGCTGAGGGCGCTAGGATTGGGTTCGAGGATAAACAGGCGATCGATTTGGATGCGGAGGCGATCGCGCCAGGATTGGCGCAGTCCATTGGTCCCAAACAACACCACGGTAAATAGACTCCCCAACCCCAACCCCATCAAAGAACTGGAAAATGCAGTTCTCATCCCCATTAACAGGGCTTGAATTGCTGCTAACAAATCCGACGACTGGGTAACGCCAAAACTCACCCCTTGTAACCCCGCCTGAATGCCATAAAATGTTCCTAAAATTCCGATGGCTGTACATAAACTGGGTACAAATTGCAGAGAACTCCGAGGAGATATTTGTAAAACTTGGGGATAATGTTGTAAAATAAAGTAACCGTTGTGCTGAATTGGTTTTTGATAGTTATCCAGGAAAATATGGTCGGATAGCCAAAGTGAAATCCGGGGAGTGGGAACGGGCTTTTGATCCCGTCGCCAGGTGTTTAAAAACCCTAAAGCCGTAGTGACAACTTGAGTCTCTTGGCGATAGTGCAGGGTTTGATAAATCTCGACGACAACAGCGACGAGAAATACCAATAAAACTAACCCATGAAATACGGTATTATTCCAAATGATGCTCCAAACTACAGGAAGTGGCATAGAGTCCTCTGCGTCTAGTGTCTTCAATGAGTGCGATCGCTCAACAGCGCAACCGGATTTTACCCCAGCAAGCCAGTCTTACTTCGGTCCCTTGTCTGTGTTCCTTAGAAACCCGTAATATTCATCCCCTCTCCTGAAATAACCCTTTTCATGATGGTCTCCCCTATATGAACCGCTGTCAACAGGGAATGTTAAAATTTAACCCGGGAAATGGGGCACAAGGGGGTTTTTATGACGAATCAGAATCGGGGACCAATGGATTTTGAGGCGGGCGATCGCCTCACTCAATCCCTTCAAGAACAGCTTGCATTGGCACAGCATCGTTGTGAGGCGTTGGAATTGGCGTTAGAACATAAGCAAGCGGAATTAACAAATGCTCGGGTTCAGCAAGAGAGCGGCGCAGCCTCACAAAAAAGTGACGAAATATACAAAAATATTTTTGAAAAAGCACCGATTGGGATGGTTTTAATCCATTGGCAGACGCAAGAGTTTGTGCAAGTTAATCCCACTTTTTGTCATCTATTGGGCTATTCTGATTCAGAATTGGCGGCCCTGACTTTTGGGGAGATTACTGTCCCAGAAGAGGGGGAAAAGGACCGAGAATTTCTCCTACAAATGAATGAGCGCCCAGAAATTTCCCGCTATCAAACAGAGAAACGGTTGATTCGCAAGAATGGGGAGATTTTGTGGGTGCATCTATGCATCTGTGTTTTGAAGGATAGTCAGGGAAATCCGCTTTATCTGTTGGGGACAATTCAGGATGATAGCGATCGCCTCTACACTCAATGCGCCCTCCAGGAGAGTCAAGAAAGATTACAAAGTGTCTTAGATACCTTGCCCCTTGGGGTCTGGATTACTGATGCCAATGGGACGATCCTGCAAGGAAATCCAGCGGGTCAAAAAATTTGGGGCGGTGCTCGATATGTGGGAATGGACCACTATCATGAATATAAAGGATGGTGGCCCGATACAGGAAAGCAACTCTCTAGTGAAGAATGGGCATTATCCCGAACCTTGCGAACGGGACAAAGTATCTTGAATGAAGAAATTGACATTGAAGATTTTAACGGCAAGCGCAAAACAATTCTCAACTCGACGATGCCGTTACGAAATCAATCGGGGGTGATGGTGGGTGCAATGTTTGTCAATCAAGATATCACCGAGCAACGGTTGGTGGAAAATGCCCTGTGGGAAAATCAGCGGTTGATTCAACAAATTGCTGATGCGACCCCCACGATTTTATATCTTTATGACTTGCTAGAAAATCGGAATATCTATTCTAACCAACATCTCGATGAAATTCTCGGTTACCTTCCCCAAGAGATTCAAAATATGGGGCCGGATTTTTTGCAGAATTCGATTCATCCGGAAGATTGGCCTAGGGTGGTAGAAAATCAGATAAAATTAATCTCAGCTCAGGATGGAGAGATTATTGAAACCGAATATCGGATGCGGGATTCTCAGGGAGAATGGCACTGGTTAGTGAGTCGGGATACTATCTTTTCGCGTACCCCGGAAGGGACTGCAAAGCAAATTCTCGGGATGGGTTTAGATATTAGTCTTCGCAAGCGAGCCGAGGCAGAATTGGTGGAATATCGTCAACAATTGGAGGAGTTAGTTGAGCGCCGCACGGCGCAACTTCAAAACACGAATCAACAGTTGGAACGGGAAATTGCCGATCGCATTCGTGCAGAGGTCCAGCTTCGAGAGAGTGAAACTCGCTATCGGTTGTTAGCTGAAAATGCCACGGATCTGATTTGTATTCATAGTCCTGACGGAGTATATCAATATGTTTCCCCTTCCTGCTTCACCCTGCTGGGGTATAACCCTTCTGAATTAATCGGACATTCAGCTTATGAGTGGATACATCCCGATGATATCCCCGATGTAGAAATTTCCCATCGGGCGGTTTTAGAAGTATTGGGTCCGTTCCAGTTGGTTTACCGGCTTCGTCATCAAGACGGACATTATCTTTGGTTTGAGACGAATGCACAGGCTATCTGTCATCAGGAGACAGGGGAGGTGGTCAAAATTCAGGCGGCTTCCCGGGATATCAGCGATCGCCAGCGCATTGAAAAAGAACTTGCCCAACATACCGCCGATTTAGCCCGTTCTAATGCGGAGTTAGAGCAATTTGCCTATATTGCCTCTCACGATTTACAGGAACCCCTCCGCATGATTGCTAGTTATACTCAATTATTAGCTCTGCGCTACCCGGAAAAACTCGATGCTAAAGCGGAGAAATACATTGCTTATATTCTGGATGGTGCAACTCGGATGCAGCAACTGATTCATGATTTGTTGCAGTATTCCCGGGTGGGAACTCACGGCAAATCCTTCCATTTTGTGGATTCTAATGAAATTATGACTCGGGCTATTTCTAATTTAAAAATCGCTATTCGTGAAAGTGATGCTCGGATCACTTGGCATAATTTACCCCAGGTTTTTGGGGATAAAACTCAATTGCTCCAGTTATTTCAAAACTTGATTGCTAACGCGATTAAATATCGGGGCTTGCAACCTCCGAAGGTGCAAATTGAGGCCCATTATCGGGAAGGAGAATGGTTGTTTTCCGTGCGGGATAATGGCATTGGCATCGACCCCAAACATGGCGATCGCATCTTTCAAATTTTCCAACGGTTGCATACCCGCGAGGAATACCCCGGGACCGGAATTGGATTAGCCATTTGTAAGCGCATTGTCGAACGCCATCGGGGTCATATATGGGTTGAATCTGAACCCGATCGCGGGGCAATTTTCTACTTTACTTTGGCTAATTCTAGCCCCATTGAGGAATGATTTCTATCCGCAACCCTTAACCCACTCTAACTCTTGATCCAGGATGGCGGCCCTAACCCGAGGGAGACGCGAACCCGGGAGGCGATCGCGAACCGGATACTGGAGAAAAAACAGCAGGGGCATAGATTAGGTTTCAACCCGGACCCTGCCGCGATGTCCAGGACTGAAATACGTCGTTGCTACAGAGGGCATCAGTCTACCCTCCTCGGCTGTTGCCACCGATTTTAGTCTAAACACACTTGAAAGTTTACCCTTTCGATGCTAAAATTTTTAGCCAAACTCCTTTTAATAACCGGAATCAAAACAGAAAGAGAAAAATCCCCGGGTTTAAAACCCAGAAGAAATATCTTTAGGGGTGGTTAACCCTTACCAGAGCAAAGGTCCCAGGTTAATCAGACATACACCAGACCAGCTATTGGGCAAATTAATCTCTCCCCAGTAAAAAAAGGCGGGAAAACCGAACGACAGTGACCCCTTTTCCCAGAGATATTAAAAGGGCCCTTTCCTCGTCGTCAAAATATGATTCCGCTCAGACTGATATCAATCCAGATTTCTCTTGACTCTCTTTTGACTCTCTCTTGACTCTCAAATCGGCAGTGCCGAAGCGTTAACTCACCCGATCACCGAATTGATGGAGAGGCCCTATCTCGCGGATTCTTCCCGACTAGATCCACCTGCAAGCCCCTTTGAGAGTTTACCCAATTTAATGGAGAAGCACTATGAATCGAGAATTGATAAATATCCTATTAGTCGAGGATAATTTGGGGGACGCCGAACTGTTCCAGGACATTTTAGAAATGAGCCAGGAGAGTCAGATTTGGAATGTGACTCATGTGGTGCGATTAGCAGAGGCCCTCGTTAAACTCGATCGCGATCCCGTCCAAGTTATCCTGTTAGACCTCTCACTTCCGGATAGTCAAGGACTGCAAACCCTTATGACCCTGCGGGAAAAAGCCCCCACGCTCCCCATTGTGGTCCTGACGGGGTTGAATGATGAACAACTGGCGATTACAGCAGTCCGGGAAGGTGCTCAAGATTACCTGGTGAAAGGGTTAGTCAGTGGAGGCATGATCACCCGCTCAATGTTCTACGCGATCGAGCGCAAAAAAAATGAAATGGCTATGGAGTCCTGCTTAAAACAAGAGCGCGAACTCCGAGAAATTAAATCTCAATTTATCTCAATGCTCTCTCATGAATTACGCAATCCCCTCACTACCATTCTAGCCTCAGCAAACTTGATGGACAAATTGGCTGAGGAATTGAGCGAGGCGAAAAAACGGGATATGAACCGCAAAATCAAAGAGTCTGCGGGACGAATGAATAAAATCCTCAATGATCTGCTGGTACTCTGGCATCAGGAATCCCCGGAACCCACCCCATTGAACCCCAGTTGGTTTGATCTGCCCCAATTTTGCCAAAAGTTGGTCGCTGAGTTTCAAATTCAACTGGATAATCACTGCTCCCCAAAAGCTAATTCCATTCAATTAATATTTGTGAGCCAGGTCAAGTCCTATCCGGTGTACTTAGACCTCAATCTCCTGGAACAAATTTTGACCAACCTGCTCTCAAATGCGATTAAATATTCTCCCAATGGCGGCCCGGTTCAATTTGACCTAACGGTGGACTCTAATCAGGTGATTTTTCGGATTCAGGATTCTGGAATCGGGATTCCTGCGTCCGAACGAGAACGCTTATTTACTTCCTTTTATCGCGCCACTAATACAGAGGGGATCTCCGGGACGGGCCTAGGTTTAGCCATTGTCAAAAATGCGGTGGATGTCCAAGGCGGGACGATTCAGGTTAACAGTGAGGTGGGAAGGGGTTCTACATTTACGGTTAGCTTACCCTTTGAACTGTTCTAGCCCGGTTTAATTTAACTCAGCCTGGGCCATCCTCGGGGTGAGGCATCGCGGCTCATTTCCAGCGGGCTGAATTCCCTGGATATTCCGATAAATTTTTTGCCAATGTCCTAACCAATTAAGGTAAAATTAGGAAAGAATTTTGTTTCCCTTAAAATTAATTTTATTGGATGAAGTGTAAAATATGAGAATTTTATTGGTGGAGGACAATCTCGCCGATGCGGAACTTCTACAAGAGATATTATTAGATTTGGGCGAGGAGCAGTTTACATTAGCTCACGTTTGGCGGGTCAGCGAAGCCCTAAAACAGTTGGCGAAAACTGAGTTTGATGTGGTATTATTAGATTTATCTCTGCCCGATTCCTGGGGATTAGAAACTCTGATGCAAGTGCAATCCCAAGCGCCGACTATCCCGGTGGTGATTTTGACGGGTTCTCAGGACGAAGAACAGGCGATCGAGGCAGTTCGCAAAGGCGCACAGGATTATCTCCTCAAAGGACAACTGGTGGGTGCACTGTTGGTCCGGGCGATCCACCATGCGATCGAGCGGAATCGCACTTTAGAAGCGTTGCGGCGCAGTGAGGAGCGATTTCAAACTCTGGCGGCAGAACTGGATTTGCAAGTCCAGGAACGCACGCGGCAGTTGCAACACGCCTTAGAAAAAGAAGCGATGCTGAATCGGATTACGGAGAAACTGCGCGATAGTTTGGATGAACGGCAAATTTTGCAGACGGCAGTGAGAGAGTTGGCGGTTGCCTTAGAGTCGGATTATTGTAATGCTACTCTCTACCAAACGTCACCCCAGGCAGAAACTGTGTGCTATGAATATGCTCGGGACAGGGTGTCGGATTTAGGGCAGGCGATTAGGCAGGTTCCGGAGATTTATAGACCGATACTGCATCAGGATTATGTGCAGTTTTGTCCCGTCTTCGTAGATGAGTTTCCCGAGGGAATGTCTATTCTGGTGACTCCTATTTTCGGAGAAAGTGGGGCGATCGGGAACTTATGTTTATGTAAACCCGCCCAGGAGAGATTCCGTTTCACAGAAATCGCACTGGTGCAGCAAGTGGCCTCCCAATGCGCGATCGCCGTCCGTCAAGCGCGATTGTATCAAGCTTCCCTCGCTCAAGTCCAAGAATTAGAGCGTCTGAATCGCCTGAAAGATGATTTTCTCAGTACCGTCAGCCATGAATTACGCACCCCGATCGCCAATATCAAAATGGCGGTGCAAATTTTGGAAATGGTGGAACAAAAACGACAACAGGAGTCCTCCTCGGTGACGACGCCATCGGAGGGGAGAGAGAGCAAACCGCCTCATAGCTTGGATCGCGCCGAGGGGTATATTAAGATTTTGCGGGAAGAGTGCGATCGGGAAATTCGCCTGATTGATAGCATTCTGGAGTTGCAACGCCTGGAAGCAGCGATCGAACCCGTTTCTGTCACCCCGGTTTTGATACAACAGTGGGTGGGAAATGTGGTCGCCCCTTTCCTCCAAAAAGTCAAGAAGACTCAACAAATTTTGGCGGTGGAGATTGACCCGGAACTGCCCCCAATTCTCTGCGATGCAGATATCTTGCAGCGAATTCTCACGGAATTGCTAGAAAATGCCTGCAAATATACCCCCGCCCAAGGCCGGATCACCATTACGGCGCGCTGCGATGACTCCCGGTTACATCTTAATGTGAGAAACTCCAGCCTAGAAATCCCCGCCACGGAATTAACTCACGTTTTTGATAAATTCTACCGTGTTCCCAGTTCCGACCCCTGGAAACATGGGGGAACCGGATTGGGACTAGCCCTGGTTCGTAAACAAACTGAATATATTGGGGGCCAGATTAAAGTGACCAGCGCATTTGGCGAAACCTGCTTTACCCTAGAATTGCCCCTTTCCCCCATGCATTCCATGACCGAGGGTTGTGAGAGCGTCAACCCCGAGTCCTGAATCCCTCCTCTAATTATCTTAGGCTGATCCGATCACCGTACCTGAAATTTCCCCGGTTCACGTCTCAATTTCCCTGCCCAAACCCAAACCTGACCCTGTAAAATGGGAATAGGTTATCACGAACAATTAAGGGCCTCCCTTGGATTATAATGCTGAATCATCCTGACTCCCCCCAAGTTTACGATGCCGTCCTAGGCGGTCAAACTCAGCCCCATGCGGCCTTAATTGCCCAATTGGATTTAATGATTCGGGCGCGTTATCCCATTCTTTACCTTGTGGGTGTGGAGGAGGAACCCGTGGAGGAAGTATTGCACAAAGTGGCTCAATTGTCAATGCCCCATCGGAAACTGTTATTCTGGGATATCGTGCGAGGTTGGGGAGATAATGGATCGGCAAAAGGATCAGCAATGGCCGCCCTCGATCGCATCGCCAAAGCACCCCCCCAAGATTCTCTCTTTGTCTTACGAGACTTGCACCCCATCCTCAAAAATTCCACCTCGGACAAAAATATGCCCGTGATTCGCGAGTTGCGAAATCTCACCCGGGAGTTGCAGCGATCGCGAAAAACCCTCATTTTAACCGCCTATACCCTCGCCATTCCCCCCGAATTAAGTGAGGAAATCACCGTCATCGATTTTCCCCTCCCCGATGCCGCCCATATTAATGCCTTAATTACAAAATTTGTTACCCCCGAACAACTTAAAATCAAAGGATTAGCCCGAGAACAATTAATCAAAGCCTGCCAAGGATTGAGTCGCACCCGCATTCAGCGCGTTTTGGCTAGAGCATTAGCGGACAAACAACAAGTCAACGAAACCGACATTGAAAGCGTCCTGGATGAGAAAAAACAAACCATTCGCCAAACGGGAATTTTAGAGTTTTTACCCGCCCGAGAATCCCTGAAAAATGTGGGCGGATTAGATAACCTCAAAACCTGGGTAAGAATGCGAAATGATGTCTTTAGCGAAGAAGCGCGCCGCTATGGAATTCCTAACCCGAAAGGCGTGTTATTAGTGGGGATTCAAGGCACAGGAAAATCCCTGTCTGCCAAAACCATTGCCCATGAGTGGCGCTTACCCTTATTGCGCTTAGATACCGGACGATTATTTGGGGGAATTGTCGGAGAAAGCGAGAGTCGGTTGCGCCAGATGATTCAACTGGCGGAAGCGATGTCTCCTTGTGTATTATGGATTGATGAAATTGATAAAGCCTTTGGCAATATTTCCGGGGGCACCGATGGGGATTCCGGGACCAGTCGTCGGGTCTTTGGGACTTTAATTACCTGGATGCAGGAAAAAACTGTTCCGGTTTTTATTGTGGCAACGGCTAATAATGTCCGAATTTTACCCGCAGAATTGTTAAGAAAAGGACGATTTGATGAGATATTCTTTTTGAATTTGCCCACGGAAACCGAACGTCGGGAAATTTTTAAAGTTCACCTGATGCGACTGCGCCCCAGTCGGCTGCGGGAGTTTGATTTAGGATTACTTGCCCGTCAAACGAATAACTTTAGTGGGGCGGAAATTGAACAAGTGATTATTGATGGAATGCACCGAGCTTTTGGAGGAAACACCACGGAAAAACGCCGAGATTTTACTACGGAGGATATTTTGCGTGCCAGTGAAGAAACGGTCCCCTTAGCGGCGATCGCCCGCTATCAAATCGAAGAATTAAAACATTGGGCAGCAGAAGCCGGTGCGAGAACCGCTTCTAATGATACGGAATTAACCGAGGAGTTAAAACAGTGGTCCATCCAAAAAGGTATGGATTCCCTGGACTCCGATTAGACGCTGGAAATCATCCCGCTTACTTACTTGATTTAGGAAAAACTATCATGTCTCATTTTACCACGATTCAAGTTCAAATTAAAAACGGCGAAACCCTCTATCGTTGCCTGCGAGAGTTGGGGCATCACGTTGAGGAAAATACCATAGTTCGAGGGTATCAAAAACAAACCACCTCGGCGGATTATGTGATTCGCCAAAAAAATGGGTATGATTTAGGATTTCGTCGGACTGGCGAGACTTATGAGTTAGTGGCAGATTTTTGGGGGGCGCAAATTAATCCGGAGAAATTTGTTGAGGAGGTGACTCAAAAATATGCTTATAAAACCTTGATGGTATCGGTAGAAGAACAGGGCTTTCAGGTAGAACAAGAGGAACAGTTAGAGGATGGAACGTTGCGGGTTGTGGTGGGTAAATGGATGTAGAGTGACTAAGAGAAATTAAATATTATGTCCCATTTTACGAGTATTCAGACGGAGATTCGTCAGATAGAGTATTTGGCGAAAGCATTAGCGGATATGGGGTTTGATTCGGTGGAAGTTCATGAGTTTCCGGTTCCACTGCATGGATTTGAGGGAGATATTCGCGAGGAGTCTGCTGAGGTGATTGTGCGGCGCAAGTTTATTAGTTCTCGGAGTAATGATCTGGGATTTAAGCGGCAAGCGGATGGAACGTTTGTGGCGGTGATTTCGGATTATGATTCCCGTGAGTATTCGAGGGACTGGGTTAAGGTGTTAAGTCAGCGGTATGCCTATCATGCGCTGATAGGAACTGCGCCTCAACAAGGGTTTACGGTTGAGGAGGAGGAGGTTTTGGAAGATGGGACAATTCGGGTGATTATTGGGCAGTGGGTATAATGGGGGATTGGGGAACGACTGAAGTCGTTACTACGAACATCAGAAAATATAACGACTGAAGTCGTTACTACGAACAAAAGAAAGATAACGACTGAAGTCGTTACTACGAACATC harbors:
- a CDS encoding OmpA family protein translates to MLNFNQTPVNIEEEQTDNSSFYLAIGDLMSGVLMVFALLFITTLLQLQEAKEQLSQERRIFVGELVGHLKGNEIDVKVNEETGEVSVREAILFDEGSAQLKPEGKAELSKFIPLYSQLIFSHPDFEREISRVIIEGHTSSTGSYEANMELSLMRALAVTRYIFSSELQFASKAQLTPKIMAAGRGEIEAEPEYDNPGDRKVVFRFQFRGEEIGTLD
- a CDS encoding ATP-binding response regulator, whose protein sequence is MNRELINILLVEDNLGDAELFQDILEMSQESQIWNVTHVVRLAEALVKLDRDPVQVILLDLSLPDSQGLQTLMTLREKAPTLPIVVLTGLNDEQLAITAVREGAQDYLVKGLVSGGMITRSMFYAIERKKNEMAMESCLKQERELREIKSQFISMLSHELRNPLTTILASANLMDKLAEELSEAKKRDMNRKIKESAGRMNKILNDLLVLWHQESPEPTPLNPSWFDLPQFCQKLVAEFQIQLDNHCSPKANSIQLIFVSQVKSYPVYLDLNLLEQILTNLLSNAIKYSPNGGPVQFDLTVDSNQVIFRIQDSGIGIPASERERLFTSFYRATNTEGISGTGLGLAIVKNAVDVQGGTIQVNSEVGRGSTFTVSLPFELF
- a CDS encoding PAS domain S-box protein, which encodes MTNQNRGPMDFEAGDRLTQSLQEQLALAQHRCEALELALEHKQAELTNARVQQESGAASQKSDEIYKNIFEKAPIGMVLIHWQTQEFVQVNPTFCHLLGYSDSELAALTFGEITVPEEGEKDREFLLQMNERPEISRYQTEKRLIRKNGEILWVHLCICVLKDSQGNPLYLLGTIQDDSDRLYTQCALQESQERLQSVLDTLPLGVWITDANGTILQGNPAGQKIWGGARYVGMDHYHEYKGWWPDTGKQLSSEEWALSRTLRTGQSILNEEIDIEDFNGKRKTILNSTMPLRNQSGVMVGAMFVNQDITEQRLVENALWENQRLIQQIADATPTILYLYDLLENRNIYSNQHLDEILGYLPQEIQNMGPDFLQNSIHPEDWPRVVENQIKLISAQDGEIIETEYRMRDSQGEWHWLVSRDTIFSRTPEGTAKQILGMGLDISLRKRAEAELVEYRQQLEELVERRTAQLQNTNQQLEREIADRIRAEVQLRESETRYRLLAENATDLICIHSPDGVYQYVSPSCFTLLGYNPSELIGHSAYEWIHPDDIPDVEISHRAVLEVLGPFQLVYRLRHQDGHYLWFETNAQAICHQETGEVVKIQAASRDISDRQRIEKELAQHTADLARSNAELEQFAYIASHDLQEPLRMIASYTQLLALRYPEKLDAKAEKYIAYILDGATRMQQLIHDLLQYSRVGTHGKSFHFVDSNEIMTRAISNLKIAIRESDARITWHNLPQVFGDKTQLLQLFQNLIANAIKYRGLQPPKVQIEAHYREGEWLFSVRDNGIGIDPKHGDRIFQIFQRLHTREEYPGTGIGLAICKRIVERHRGHIWVESEPDRGAIFYFTLANSSPIEE
- a CDS encoding DUF1257 domain-containing protein, whose translation is MSHFTSIQTEIRQIEYLAKALADMGFDSVEVHEFPVPLHGFEGDIREESAEVIVRRKFISSRSNDLGFKRQADGTFVAVISDYDSREYSRDWVKVLSQRYAYHALIGTAPQQGFTVEEEEVLEDGTIRVIIGQWV
- a CDS encoding hybrid sensor histidine kinase/response regulator, giving the protein MRILLVEDNLADAELLQEILLDLGEEQFTLAHVWRVSEALKQLAKTEFDVVLLDLSLPDSWGLETLMQVQSQAPTIPVVILTGSQDEEQAIEAVRKGAQDYLLKGQLVGALLVRAIHHAIERNRTLEALRRSEERFQTLAAELDLQVQERTRQLQHALEKEAMLNRITEKLRDSLDERQILQTAVRELAVALESDYCNATLYQTSPQAETVCYEYARDRVSDLGQAIRQVPEIYRPILHQDYVQFCPVFVDEFPEGMSILVTPIFGESGAIGNLCLCKPAQERFRFTEIALVQQVASQCAIAVRQARLYQASLAQVQELERLNRLKDDFLSTVSHELRTPIANIKMAVQILEMVEQKRQQESSSVTTPSEGRESKPPHSLDRAEGYIKILREECDREIRLIDSILELQRLEAAIEPVSVTPVLIQQWVGNVVAPFLQKVKKTQQILAVEIDPELPPILCDADILQRILTELLENACKYTPAQGRITITARCDDSRLHLNVRNSSLEIPATELTHVFDKFYRVPSSDPWKHGGTGLGLALVRKQTEYIGGQIKVTSAFGETCFTLELPLSPMHSMTEGCESVNPES
- a CDS encoding AAA family ATPase; translation: MLNHPDSPQVYDAVLGGQTQPHAALIAQLDLMIRARYPILYLVGVEEEPVEEVLHKVAQLSMPHRKLLFWDIVRGWGDNGSAKGSAMAALDRIAKAPPQDSLFVLRDLHPILKNSTSDKNMPVIRELRNLTRELQRSRKTLILTAYTLAIPPELSEEITVIDFPLPDAAHINALITKFVTPEQLKIKGLAREQLIKACQGLSRTRIQRVLARALADKQQVNETDIESVLDEKKQTIRQTGILEFLPARESLKNVGGLDNLKTWVRMRNDVFSEEARRYGIPNPKGVLLVGIQGTGKSLSAKTIAHEWRLPLLRLDTGRLFGGIVGESESRLRQMIQLAEAMSPCVLWIDEIDKAFGNISGGTDGDSGTSRRVFGTLITWMQEKTVPVFIVATANNVRILPAELLRKGRFDEIFFLNLPTETERREIFKVHLMRLRPSRLREFDLGLLARQTNNFSGAEIEQVIIDGMHRAFGGNTTEKRRDFTTEDILRASEETVPLAAIARYQIEELKHWAAEAGARTASNDTELTEELKQWSIQKGMDSLDSD
- a CDS encoding DUF1257 domain-containing protein, with amino-acid sequence MSHFTTIQVQIKNGETLYRCLRELGHHVEENTIVRGYQKQTTSADYVIRQKNGYDLGFRRTGETYELVADFWGAQINPEKFVEEVTQKYAYKTLMVSVEEQGFQVEQEEQLEDGTLRVVVGKWM